CGTCTACAACCCCACGGCCCATGCGGCGGCGACGCCCGGCAAGGGGCCGCGCTGGCCGCTGGCCGTGGCCCTGTCGGATGACGGCGTCTCGTGGCGCCGGGTGCTGACGCTGGAGACCGAGCCCCTGACGAGCGGCTACGCCTACCCCGCCGTGATCCAGACGGCGGACGGGCTGGTGCACATGACCTGGACCTGGGACCGCAAGCGCATCCGTCATGCGGTCGTGGATCCGGCCGGACTCTAGGCCGGAACCGCCTCGCGCGGGACCAGACCGGCCAGCTTCTTCGCCAGCTCGCGGCGCAGGAAGAAGAGCGCGATCAGCATGTGGACGAAGACCGAGGCGGCCGAGAGCATCCAGACGTGCTCCAGCCGCGCCCAGGGCTGGGTCGAGAGCCAGATGGCGGGACCCGCGAAGGTGATCAGGCGCGAGACGCTGCCGAACAGGGCCGGACGGGTGTCGCCGAGCGCCTGAAAGGTCCCCGACGCGGTGAAGATCAGACCGGTGGCGACGAAGTTCAGGGAAATGATCTTCAGGAAGGTCGAGCCGATCTCGATCACCTTGGGATCATGCGCGAAGGCGCCGATCATCAGGTCCGGCCGGATGTGGCACAGCGCCGTCAGGACCAGCATCATGCCGGTTGAGAGGACGGCGGCGTCCCTGACCGTGCGGCGCACCCGGTCGCCGCGGCCGGCGCCGAAATTCTGGCCCGCCACGGGCGCGACGGCGAACGACACCGCCATGGCCGGCAGGAAGACCGCCTGCATAACGCGCGAGCCGACGCCGTAACCGGCCGGGGCCTCGGGGCCGAAATGGCGGATGACGCCATAGACGACGCCCGCGGTGATGAACATCAAGAGGAACTCCGCCGCCGACGGCAGGCCGACGCCGATGATCCGCTTCCACACGGCGAAATCCGGGCGCGGCAGTTTCAGGGGGTTCGCAATGATCGTCTGGGACCGGCCGAAGACATAGACGGCGCCGATGAAGCCGAGCGCCGAGGCGATGGAGCTGGCCAGGCCCGCACCGAAGACGCCGAGCGGATGGCCCGTGCCCCAGCCCGCGATCAGGACGGGCGCCAGGACGGCGTTGAGCAGCACGGTCCCCGTCTGGATCAACATGGTCGGCCGCACGACCCCCGCCGCGCGCAGGGCCGAACCGAGGACGTTGGAGGGGTACATCAGGGCCAGCGCCGGCAGGAAACCATAGAGATAGGCGACCCCGTCCCGGGCCGTCGCCTCATCGGCGGCAAGCAGGCGCAGACCCGCATGGGCGAGGAGATACCCGAAGACGAGGGTGATCGCGGCGAGGCCCAGCGCAATGATCATCGACTGGCGATAGACGCCGTCGGCCTGATCGAAGGTCTTCGCCCCGATGGCCCGGGCGATCAGGCTGAGGGCGCCGACGCCCACCATCTGGGACGCCGCCATGCACAGGAAGAAGGCATTGCCCGCCAGACCCACGCCCGCGATTGCCGAGGACCCGATGCCGGCGACGAAATAGAGGTCGACGAGGAAATACAGCGTCTGGAACAGCAGCCCCATGCCGATGAAGGCGGCCATGCCCAAGAGCCG
The genomic region above belongs to Brevundimonas goettingensis and contains:
- a CDS encoding MATE family efflux transporter → MQHDLTQGSITGRLLGMAAFIGMGLLFQTLYFLVDLYFVAGIGSSAIAGVGLAGNAFFLCMAASQMVGVGALSLIARAIGAKTFDQADGVYRQSMIIALGLAAITLVFGYLLAHAGLRLLAADEATARDGVAYLYGFLPALALMYPSNVLGSALRAAGVVRPTMLIQTGTVLLNAVLAPVLIAGWGTGHPLGVFGAGLASSIASALGFIGAVYVFGRSQTIIANPLKLPRPDFAVWKRIIGVGLPSAAEFLLMFITAGVVYGVIRHFGPEAPAGYGVGSRVMQAVFLPAMAVSFAVAPVAGQNFGAGRGDRVRRTVRDAAVLSTGMMLVLTALCHIRPDLMIGAFAHDPKVIEIGSTFLKIISLNFVATGLIFTASGTFQALGDTRPALFGSVSRLITFAGPAIWLSTQPWARLEHVWMLSAASVFVHMLIALFFLRRELAKKLAGLVPREAVPA